A single Brassica rapa cultivar Chiifu-401-42 chromosome A04, CAAS_Brap_v3.01, whole genome shotgun sequence DNA region contains:
- the LOC103862971 gene encoding uncharacterized protein At1g03900 codes for MDQASSSSNVKEEKRSSTDPVTVDENEEREAIEIPLFQVPECYVYLIPPRKSAASYRADEWDVNKWAWEGALKVVSKGEECIIKLVDKTTGELYAQAFLRDGELHPVEAVIDSSRYFVLRVEENIGGRVRHAFIGLGFRERTEAYDVQAALHDHMKYLNKKKTAEEMEQHFQNTSSVDYSLKEGETIVLQLKNRNEKDTKTKLVEKSLSNLSLEDKGKSIETIPPIIPPPPPPGPLSPAATTPKSPSSLSLQRSSEQQDLDTKREEVEKKEDQEAKETGVEDAPDDDFGDFQAAG; via the exons ATGGATCAAGCTTCGTCTTCGTCGAATGTTAAGGAAGAGAAGAGATCTTCCACTGATCCTGTGACCGTCGATGAAAACGAGGAGAGGGAAGCTATAGAGATTCCTCTCTTCCAAGTGCCTGAATGCTATGTTTATTTG ATACCTCCAAGGAAAAGCGCAGCTTCCTACAG AGCGGATGAGTGGGACGTGAACAAATGGGCATGGGAAGGAGCATTGAAAGTGGTGAGCAAAGGAGAAGAGTGCATTATCAAACTTGTAGATAAAACCACAGGAGAACTTTACGCTCAGGCCTTTCTAAGAGATGGTGAACTTCATCCAGTAGAAGCCGTAATCGACAGTAGCAg ATACTTTGTTCTCCGTGTGGAAGAAAACATAG GTGGTCGTGTTCGTCATGCTTTTATTGGACTTGGATTCAGGGAGAGAACTGAGGCATATGACGTCCAAGCTGCACTACATGACCACATGAA GTACTTGAACAAGAAGAAAACAGCAGAAGAGATGGAACAACACTTTCAGAACACTTCATCTGTTGATTACAGCTTAAAGGAAGGAGAAACCATTGTTCTTCAACTAAAAAAC AGGAACGAAAAGGACACAAAGACTAAATTGGTAGAGAAGAGTCTGAGCAATCTCTCGTTGGAGGATAAGGGCAAGTCAATAGAAACCATTCCTCCAATCATCCCACCGCCTCCACCTCCTGGACCGCTTTCTCCTGCGGCAACCACACCGAAGTCCCCATCAAGCCTTAGCCTCCAAAGATCGTCTGAACAACAAGATCTAGATACAAAGCgagaagaagtagagaagaaagaagaccaAGAAGCTAAAGAAACAGGGGTTGAAGATGCACCAGATGATGACTTTGGAGATTTCCAAGCCGCAGGCTGA
- the LOC103862972 gene encoding pentatricopeptide repeat-containing protein At3g58590, with protein MSLTHGDLSNPNNRLLSLRNACRKAPTFTRTKALHALSITLWYTLYQPVYICNNVISLYTELGEISRAAKVFDRMPERNTASFNTVISGFSRSGHAEKAWRLFSEMRESGFSPSQFTVGGLLSCPSLDVRVGTQLHCLSLKYGLFTADAYVGTKLLCLYGRFELMEKAERVFEDMPLKSLVTWNHMMSLLGRGGFLKECMFLFRELVATGECLSESSFLGALSSVNDLETIRQLHSSAMKIGLDCETYIVNSLISAYGRCGDTDMAERVFEEAASWDVVSWNAIIGATNPLKALKLFVSMQQHVFSPNQGTYVSVLSASSHTQTLSFGRQIHGTLIKNGCETDIYLGNALINFYAKCGSLEDSRLCFDSIRDKNVVCWNTLLWGYANRDDPVTLSLFLQMLQMGFKPTEYTLSTALKPCCAIEIQQLHSVIVRMGYEDNDYVLTSLMRSYAKNQLMNDALLLLDWSSEPSSVVQLNIAAGIYSRTGQYDESVTLISMLEQPDTVSWNIAIAAWSRSDNTHREATEIFKHILQTNIRPDNFTYVSILSICSKSCDLTLGSSIHGLITKTDFSRADTFVCNVLIDMYGKCGSITSAIRVFEETREKNVITWTALISSLGIHGYGHEAFEKFKEMVSLGFKPDCVSFISILTACRHRGMVNQGMELFRKMKDDYGVEPDMDHYCCAVDLLARNGYVREAEQLISRMPFSADASILRAILDGWNRSAEEKRSTLNFVSAQ; from the coding sequence ATGAGCCTCACCCATGGAGATCTCTCCAACCCCAACAACCGTCTACTTAGCTTACGCAACGCCTGCCGAAAAGCTCCCACCTTTACGAGAACCAAAGCTCTCCACGCGCTTTCCATCACGTTATGGTACACCCTTTATCAGCCCGTTTACATCTGCAACAACGTCATCTCTCTTTACACGGAGCTCGGCGAGATATCACGTGCAGCCAAGGTGTTCGATAGAATGCCTGAGAGAAACACAGCTTCCTTCAACACGGTCATTAGCGGGTTTAGCAGATCCGGGCACGCGGAGAAAGCTTGGCGCTTGTTTTCTGAGATGAGGGAGTCTGGGTTTTCGCCGAGTCAGTTCACAGTTGGTGGTTTATTGTCTTGTCCGTCGTTGGATGTTCGTGTTGGAACTCAGTTGCATTGTTTGAGCTTGAAGTATGGTTTGTTTACGGCGGATGCATATGTAGGTACTAAGCTGTTGTGTTTGTATGGGAGGTTTGAGTTAATGGAAAAGGCGGAACGGGTGTTTGAAGATATGCCGTTGAAGAGCTTGGTGACGTGGAACCATATGATGTCTTTGTTGGGGCGTGGTGGGTTTTTAAAAGAATGTATGTTTCTCTTCCGTGAGCTTGTTGCGACAGGGGAGTGTTTATCTGAAAGCTCTTTCTTGGGCGCTCTGTCAAGTGTTAATGACTTGGAAACTATTAGACAGTTGCATTCCTCAGCAATGAAAATAGGGTTAGATTGTGAAACTTACATCGTTAACTCTCTTATCAGCGCGTATGGAAGATGCGGCGACACAGATATGGCAGAGAGAGTTTTTGAGGAGGCAGCTTCATGGGATGTAGTGTCATGGAACGCTATAATTGGTGCAACGAACCCGTTAAAAGCACTCAAACTCTTTGTAAGTATGCAACAGCATGTGTTTTCCCCGAACCAAGGTACATACGTTAGTGTTCTTAGCGCCTCTTCTCACACGCAGACGTTGAGTTTCGGACGCCAGATTCATGGCACACTGATCAAGAATGGCTGCGAGACTGACATATACTTGGGGAACGCATTGATAAACTTTTATGCTAAATGTGGTAGTCTCGAAGATTCACGCCTATGTTTCGATTCTATACGTGACAAGAACGTTGTTTGTTGGAACACACTGCTTTGGGGTTACGCCAATAGAGACGATCCAGTCACTCTCTCGTTGtttctccaaatgcttcaaatGGGTTTCAAGCCAACTGAATATACTCTCTCCACAGCTCTCAAACCCTGTTGCGCCATAGAGATACAACAGCTGCACTCCGTTATTGTGAGAATGGGATATGAAGATAACGACTATGTCTTAACCTCTCTTATGAGATCCTACGCCAAGAATCAGCTGATGAACGACGCTCTTCTTCTGCTGGACTGGTCTAGCGAGCCGTCTTCTGTAGTCCAATTGAACATTGCCGCTGGAATATACAGCAGAACAGGGCAGTACGATGAATCGGTGACGCTGATCTCGATGCTAGAGCAACCCGACACTGTATCTTGGAACATTGCTATTGCAGCTTGGTCTCGTTCTGATAATACACACAGAGAGGCTACAGAGATTTTCAAACACATACTCCAAACAAACATCCGCCCTGATAACTTCACATACGTTAGCATCTTAAGCATTTGCTCCAAGTCCTGCGACTTAACGCTCGGAAGCTCTATACACGGCCTAATCACAAAAACAGATTTCAGCCGCGCCGACACGTTTGTATGCAACGTGTTGATCGACATGTATGGGAAATGCGGAAGCATTACGAGTGCAATCAGAGTGTTTGAAGAAACAAGAGAGAAGAACGTCATTACATGGACGGCGTTGATCTCTTCTCTTGGCATTCATGGATATGGACATGAAGCGTTTGAGAAGTTTAAGGAAATGGTGTCTCTGGGTTTTAAGCCAGACTGCGTCTCTTTCATCTCTATCCTAACTGCTTGCAGACATAGGGGTATGGTAAACCAAGGAATGGAGTTGTTTCGGAAGATGAAGGATGATTATGGAGTAGAACCAGATATGGATCATTATTGTTGCGCCGTTGATCTTTTGGCTAGAAACGGGTACGTGAGGGAAGCTGAGCAGCTGATTTCTAGAATGCCTTTCTCTGCAGATGCTAGTATATTGCGTGCTATTCTTGATGGTTGGAATAGATCTGCAGAAGAAAAGCGAAGCACTCTCAATTTCGTCTCTGCACAGTAG